A portion of the Paenibacillus marchantiae genome contains these proteins:
- a CDS encoding ABC transporter permease produces MMNESVVVSRKGEEGATVAVSGTGTGSIGESIVDSIKVPTASGSDIHGQQGQAGQRLRGSSVRKRSIGLRLLPWLAGALFLTLWQLRLFHQLFSLESYQLPVPSAIAASISENAEMLFRYAMYSGTEMLGGFLLGSLLGALAAAGASFFPTSGRAAVAVMSALNAVPIVALAPIMNNWFGDGIWSRIAVVAVITMAAMAVSLFKGLTSIQPQYSDLMGGLAASRMQVFVKLRWPHALPSLFAGLKINMSTSIIGAIVGEFFIASQGLGYLLSDQIRLANMPLAWSCIVIAAVLGIVLYEVVVLAEKRLIPWNRARTDP; encoded by the coding sequence ATGATGAATGAAAGTGTGGTGGTAAGCCGCAAAGGTGAGGAGGGTGCGACGGTCGCTGTCTCTGGCACGGGCACGGGCTCCATTGGGGAATCTATTGTGGATTCGATTAAGGTGCCAACTGCTTCAGGCTCGGATATCCATGGGCAACAGGGACAAGCCGGACAGAGACTGCGGGGTAGTAGTGTTCGCAAAAGATCAATTGGATTGCGCCTACTGCCGTGGCTTGCCGGAGCCTTATTTCTTACCTTATGGCAGCTTCGATTGTTCCATCAGTTATTCTCGCTTGAAAGTTACCAACTGCCTGTGCCATCAGCAATTGCAGCGTCCATCAGCGAAAATGCAGAAATGCTCTTCCGATACGCGATGTACAGCGGAACCGAGATGCTGGGTGGCTTTCTGCTCGGCTCCTTGCTGGGAGCCTTGGCGGCTGCGGGTGCATCCTTCTTCCCGACGAGTGGCAGGGCGGCAGTTGCTGTAATGTCAGCACTGAACGCCGTTCCGATTGTTGCGCTGGCCCCGATTATGAACAACTGGTTTGGGGACGGGATATGGTCACGTATTGCCGTCGTGGCTGTAATTACGATGGCTGCCATGGCTGTGAGTCTATTCAAGGGCTTGACCTCAATTCAGCCGCAATACAGTGATCTGATGGGTGGTCTTGCCGCCAGTAGGATGCAGGTTTTCGTGAAGCTGCGCTGGCCACATGCGCTACCTTCCCTCTTCGCAGGTCTGAAAATTAATATGTCGACCAGCATTATTGGCGCCATTGTGGGTGAGTTTTTCATCGCCTCCCAGGGGCTTGGATACTTGCTCTCGGATCAGATCCGACTGGCGAACATGCCACTTGCCTGGTCCTGTATTGTTATCGCGGCTGTGCTCGGTATTGTGCTGTATGAAGTCGTCGTTCTGGCCGAGAAACGGCTGATCCCGTGGAATCGTGCACGTACAGATCCATAA
- a CDS encoding ABC transporter permease, translating into MIQSMFLHTSKLGFRSWVVIWILSVLLLWEGIAWILHLFLSPQQAASRLPYLHEVLAALFRYSGTLAEQGAVTFGNAAIGFAGGTVLGLLLALLMSVAVWVERTLSPYVISSQMVPVIGLAPIVYGIIHNAEWARIIMAAYVTFFPIIIHTLKGLKSAAPEHLELMRSCGASLPARYVKCLLPSALPGLFSGMKIAAPLAVTSSIVVELMGAPDGLGVLMVSSLYYGSAQIGMFWATIMLSIGIGLISYLAISLAERWLTPWQPEFRAKGGRAA; encoded by the coding sequence GTGATCCAATCCATGTTCCTGCACACCAGTAAGCTGGGTTTTCGCTCCTGGGTAGTGATCTGGATTTTGTCCGTATTGCTGCTGTGGGAAGGTATCGCCTGGATTCTCCACTTGTTCTTGTCACCCCAGCAGGCAGCGTCCCGTCTTCCTTATCTGCACGAGGTTCTCGCAGCCCTGTTTCGTTACTCAGGCACATTGGCTGAACAGGGGGCCGTAACGTTTGGGAATGCAGCAATTGGTTTTGCAGGTGGAACCGTGTTAGGTCTGCTGTTGGCCCTGCTCATGAGTGTGGCGGTTTGGGTAGAGCGTACCTTATCTCCGTATGTCATCTCTTCCCAGATGGTGCCCGTAATCGGTCTTGCGCCCATTGTCTATGGCATTATCCATAACGCCGAGTGGGCCCGAATTATAATGGCGGCTTACGTTACGTTCTTCCCGATTATCATCCACACACTCAAAGGATTAAAAAGTGCAGCGCCGGAGCATCTGGAGCTTATGCGTTCCTGTGGAGCTTCCCTGCCTGCGCGTTATGTCAAATGTCTGCTGCCTTCTGCACTGCCTGGTCTGTTTTCCGGGATGAAAATAGCTGCTCCACTTGCAGTCACTTCTTCCATTGTGGTGGAGCTAATGGGAGCCCCGGATGGACTTGGCGTACTGATGGTCAGTTCCTTGTATTACGGCAGTGCCCAAATCGGCATGTTCTGGGCAACCATCATGCTCAGCATTGGCATTGGACTCATCTCGTATCTTGCCATCAGCCTTGCTGAGCGCTGGCTAACCCCATGGCAGCCCGAATTCAGGGCCAAGGGAGGGCGTGCTGCATGA
- a CDS encoding ABC transporter ATP-binding protein: MSSIIVPDTCHIELDHVSVVFGSGAQQVTALSDVSFQIHFNEFVSLLGPSGCGKSTLLRLVADLLQPTTGSIRVAGEEPERARLQRQFGIVFQTPALFDWRTVRHNVELPLELLGTSRKECRRMSGELLEMVGLTRFADHYPWQLSGGMQQRVSIARALALDPPLLLMDEPFSALDEFTKEKLQLELLDIKRSTGKTFLFVTHSIPEAVFLSDRIIVLSAHPGQVHSIHSVNLPAKRDRELRETEAFYRMMTTIRNCFYEERDPIHVPAHQ; the protein is encoded by the coding sequence ATGTCCTCTATCATCGTCCCCGACACCTGCCATATCGAGCTGGATCACGTGTCCGTTGTATTTGGCAGTGGAGCACAACAAGTTACCGCCCTGTCCGACGTTTCATTTCAAATCCATTTCAATGAATTTGTCTCTCTGCTTGGCCCCTCGGGTTGTGGAAAGTCCACACTGCTGCGACTCGTAGCCGATTTGCTCCAGCCAACGACAGGCAGCATCCGGGTTGCCGGGGAGGAACCGGAGCGGGCGCGGTTGCAGCGCCAGTTCGGTATTGTCTTCCAGACTCCAGCGTTATTCGATTGGCGCACGGTACGCCACAATGTGGAGCTTCCCCTGGAGCTGCTCGGCACAAGCCGGAAGGAGTGCCGCCGCATGAGTGGTGAACTGCTTGAAATGGTCGGGCTGACTCGCTTTGCTGACCATTATCCATGGCAGCTCAGTGGGGGCATGCAGCAGCGTGTTTCCATTGCACGTGCACTCGCGCTTGATCCGCCATTGTTGCTTATGGATGAACCTTTCTCCGCACTGGATGAATTCACGAAGGAGAAGCTGCAATTGGAGCTGCTTGATATTAAGCGATCTACAGGCAAGACATTCCTGTTCGTTACACACAGTATCCCCGAGGCCGTATTTCTATCTGACCGCATCATCGTCCTCTCCGCACACCCTGGTCAGGTGCACTCCATTCATTCCGTCAACCTGCCAGCCAAGCGGGATCGAGAGCTGAGGGAAACCGAAGCCTTTTACCGCATGATGACCACCATCCGAAATTGTTTCTATGAGGAGCGTGATCCAATCCATGTTCCTGCACACCAGTAA
- a CDS encoding methyl-accepting chemotaxis protein, with protein sequence MFDWLGSRKGWPLWRSYRLNANMKQDVEEIFEGIAETRRQLLMDWAEEQWNHLDRLLQQVRAVHPQGMLQGSEDVHGLEVWFAASYVRATDSTELFMLNEQNQVVFSTYKNHIGQVYEDGNALIGPGLRYTQADINGQKCLFGPYSDPLTLEIGPRSSTFHDDVTLTFIVPIMENGRYIGSLCSRVPNDVLGDLIQRESGHIYPDSGDNYLFMAESKLRPTLQPGTALSRSRFEDHTFTHGENLKDGVTTEWGVVSVKEHTELELMFTDPSTNELHPGVANTIRNGSNLFVAFPGYSDYRHISVIGKGITFQLPHCPDLWGMMCEGDLEEVYRIRSIGWRQFKQHSLYILLSGIAGAALVYALTGSAWSAAAIAAFNFIYGFLTASQLQRKHVQRGHEDLRRISRFIRINAEGKGDLTQRLDTSAFAQDESGELAKWINNMIDSLEGIMLKVQLATVDVMNNQHQMRASTETTQGTTERVNLKLGSMIQGIRKQLEDLDQAKVAADEMRLTLQQLEVSSTEQIDVARQEVERIGDKMTQISGAVSDTNHTILSFMATMQDIYRALAVIDEISAQTNLLALNASIEAAHVGEHGRGFAVVAGEIRKLAELSRSSTEDIHQILDNISVAAGAASQSIKEGDQVLAEGTTLVQAASQLLQSATAEEPQRTQVVDQVVVLMENIAAISHKNRSTSSEVEAEMVELINDMLHVQHSSHNVEAITVFLQQLVGQFQLTHPDKNVIT encoded by the coding sequence ATGTTTGATTGGCTGGGATCGAGAAAAGGGTGGCCGCTGTGGCGGTCGTATCGGTTGAATGCAAATATGAAGCAAGACGTAGAGGAAATCTTTGAGGGCATCGCCGAGACCCGGCGGCAGCTTTTGATGGATTGGGCTGAGGAGCAGTGGAATCATCTGGATCGATTGCTTCAGCAGGTACGAGCTGTTCATCCGCAAGGTATGTTGCAAGGCTCCGAAGATGTACATGGATTAGAGGTATGGTTCGCAGCAAGTTATGTACGCGCTACGGATAGTACTGAGCTTTTTATGCTGAACGAGCAAAACCAGGTTGTATTTTCTACATATAAGAATCATATTGGACAAGTCTACGAAGATGGAAATGCTTTGATCGGGCCAGGACTTAGGTATACCCAAGCGGATATCAACGGACAAAAGTGCCTGTTTGGACCTTATTCTGATCCGCTCACACTAGAAATTGGACCACGTTCTTCCACGTTTCACGATGATGTAACCTTGACGTTTATCGTACCGATCATGGAAAACGGCCGTTACATCGGTTCCCTGTGCAGTCGTGTACCTAATGATGTATTGGGCGATCTGATCCAGCGTGAATCAGGCCACATCTACCCTGATTCGGGGGATAATTATCTTTTTATGGCTGAATCAAAACTGCGGCCCACGCTTCAACCCGGGACTGCCCTGTCCCGCAGCCGCTTCGAGGATCATACATTCACCCATGGGGAGAATCTGAAAGACGGCGTAACCACCGAATGGGGCGTTGTATCTGTTAAAGAACATACCGAATTGGAACTGATGTTTACCGATCCTTCTACCAACGAACTTCATCCCGGTGTAGCGAATACCATTCGCAATGGCTCCAATCTGTTTGTGGCTTTTCCGGGTTATTCAGACTATCGTCATATATCAGTTATTGGAAAAGGCATCACGTTCCAGCTTCCCCACTGTCCGGATCTGTGGGGCATGATGTGTGAAGGCGATTTGGAGGAAGTGTATCGGATACGCAGCATTGGCTGGCGCCAATTCAAGCAGCATAGCTTGTACATCCTGTTGTCAGGCATTGCGGGAGCTGCACTTGTATATGCGCTGACTGGAAGTGCATGGAGCGCAGCAGCCATCGCTGCCTTTAATTTCATCTATGGATTCCTGACTGCAAGCCAGCTGCAACGAAAACATGTTCAACGGGGCCATGAGGATTTGCGCCGCATTAGCCGCTTTATTCGGATTAACGCCGAAGGCAAAGGGGATCTGACTCAGCGTCTGGACACGTCGGCTTTTGCCCAGGATGAATCAGGTGAACTGGCGAAATGGATCAACAATATGATCGACTCTCTGGAAGGAATTATGCTCAAGGTACAGCTTGCCACCGTGGATGTGATGAACAACCAGCACCAGATGCGGGCGTCAACGGAAACTACACAGGGAACAACCGAACGTGTAAATCTCAAACTTGGCTCTATGATTCAGGGGATACGCAAGCAGCTTGAGGACCTGGATCAGGCCAAAGTAGCCGCCGACGAAATGCGCCTCACCTTACAACAGCTTGAAGTGTCGTCCACAGAGCAGATTGACGTTGCCCGCCAGGAAGTGGAGCGTATTGGAGACAAAATGACTCAGATCTCGGGAGCCGTGTCCGACACCAACCATACGATTCTATCCTTTATGGCGACCATGCAGGATATCTACCGCGCACTTGCTGTCATTGATGAAATTTCGGCACAGACCAATCTGCTCGCACTAAATGCTTCCATTGAAGCAGCTCATGTTGGCGAACACGGACGTGGATTTGCCGTCGTTGCTGGTGAGATCCGCAAACTTGCAGAATTATCCCGTTCCTCCACGGAAGATATTCATCAGATTCTGGATAATATCTCAGTAGCGGCAGGAGCAGCCTCGCAATCCATCAAGGAAGGCGATCAGGTGCTGGCTGAAGGCACCACGCTTGTTCAGGCTGCTTCGCAGTTACTCCAAAGTGCAACGGCTGAAGAACCCCAAAGAACACAGGTTGTAGATCAGGTCGTGGTATTGATGGAGAATATCGCTGCCATCAGCCACAAAAATCGTTCCACGTCTTCGGAGGTGGAAGCCGAGATGGTCGAGCTTATTAACGACATGCTGCACGTTCAGCATTCATCGCACAATGTCGAAGCCATCACGGTCTTCTTGCAACAGCTTGTGGGACAATTCCAACTGACCCATCCCGATAAAAACGTAATTACCTGA
- the moaA gene encoding GTP 3',8-cyclase MoaA gives MEMLQDSFGRIHDYIRISVTDRCNLRCVYCMPEEGMEFAPHDQIMSYEEIAQVLKVLAPMGMRKVRLTGGEPLVRKDLHQLVSMISAIDGIEDIALTTNALLLDKQAQALKDAGLNRINISLDSLQASRFSMITRGGDVNKVLKGIEAATAVGLAPIKLNVVLMKGINDDEIKDFIAMTIDQPLHVRFIEYMPIGQASDSWRKSYLPLEAVTDVCAEAGWAVENTAGPAGNGPSRNMKIAGSQGTFGLIHPVSDHFCDNCNRLRLTADGHIKACLYWSDEYNVRRFVDAPDAMAALFLKALGTKPKNHEMALALEQKMQSHTPTVRRMSQIGG, from the coding sequence ATGGAAATGCTCCAGGATTCTTTTGGCAGAATACATGACTACATCCGTATTTCTGTTACGGACCGCTGTAATTTGCGTTGTGTGTACTGTATGCCTGAAGAAGGCATGGAATTTGCCCCGCATGACCAAATTATGAGCTACGAGGAAATTGCCCAGGTGCTCAAAGTGTTGGCTCCAATGGGAATGCGCAAAGTCCGTCTGACCGGAGGCGAGCCTCTGGTACGGAAAGATCTGCATCAACTCGTAAGTATGATCTCGGCCATTGACGGGATTGAAGATATTGCGTTAACTACCAATGCATTGCTGCTGGACAAACAGGCTCAGGCCCTGAAAGACGCTGGACTGAACCGGATTAACATCAGTCTGGATTCCCTGCAGGCGAGCCGTTTCTCCATGATTACTCGCGGTGGGGATGTAAATAAGGTGCTGAAAGGCATTGAAGCCGCCACGGCAGTTGGACTTGCTCCGATCAAGCTGAATGTCGTGTTAATGAAGGGCATCAATGATGATGAGATTAAGGATTTCATTGCCATGACCATAGATCAGCCACTGCATGTACGCTTCATTGAATATATGCCGATTGGGCAGGCTTCAGATTCATGGCGCAAATCGTATTTGCCGCTGGAAGCAGTCACGGATGTATGCGCCGAGGCTGGCTGGGCGGTGGAAAATACGGCAGGTCCGGCAGGTAATGGTCCATCACGAAACATGAAGATTGCCGGTTCACAAGGGACATTCGGATTGATCCATCCGGTCAGTGATCACTTCTGTGATAACTGCAACCGACTCCGCCTGACAGCAGATGGGCATATCAAAGCTTGTCTGTACTGGTCGGATGAATACAACGTTCGCCGCTTCGTAGATGCCCCCGATGCTATGGCAGCTCTCTTCCTCAAAGCGCTTGGCACCAAACCGAAGAATCATGAAATGGCGCTTGCCCTGGAGCAGAAAATGCAAAGTCATACACCGACGGTACGACGCATGTCCCAAATCGGCGGATAG
- a CDS encoding methyl-accepting chemotaxis protein, with protein MNIVEALVAASPYFKIMLKENDLMIAVTDMEQFRYYVRSEDLDLGIKAGDPISLEDPTLRRALIHGETSANRIEAHHYGTPINSAATPLRDEAGQIVGALAIGFSLKNEEKLGHFTELIGEISGKLTDMVQTVAAQSQQLTASSSQILDNTRMAVQNSSEVTKVASFIREISEQTNLLGLNAAIEAARAGEAGAGFGVVATEVRKLSTGTKEATVNIERSLKEVQHSIRQMEQEITSIAQSSNQQAELVTEFSEVIDQLNNASKDLKSFIESMLLKAE; from the coding sequence TTGAATATTGTTGAAGCACTTGTTGCAGCAAGCCCGTATTTTAAAATCATGCTCAAGGAAAATGATTTGATGATTGCTGTTACCGATATGGAGCAGTTCCGGTATTACGTACGGAGCGAAGATCTTGATTTGGGTATCAAGGCTGGAGATCCGATCTCACTTGAAGATCCTACACTACGCCGGGCACTTATCCATGGTGAGACTTCAGCCAATCGTATTGAAGCGCATCATTACGGGACTCCCATTAACTCTGCGGCTACCCCGCTTCGCGATGAAGCAGGCCAGATCGTAGGTGCATTGGCCATTGGATTTTCGCTCAAAAACGAGGAAAAACTGGGGCACTTCACCGAATTGATCGGAGAAATCAGCGGTAAGTTAACCGATATGGTTCAGACCGTAGCTGCTCAGTCCCAGCAACTGACCGCTTCATCTTCACAGATTTTGGACAACACACGGATGGCGGTGCAAAATTCCAGTGAAGTCACCAAGGTAGCTTCATTCATTCGTGAAATTTCGGAGCAGACGAACCTGCTAGGTCTGAATGCTGCCATTGAAGCGGCTCGAGCAGGAGAAGCAGGAGCCGGCTTTGGCGTTGTTGCTACCGAAGTACGCAAATTATCTACCGGAACCAAAGAAGCTACAGTGAACATTGAACGCTCCTTGAAGGAAGTACAGCATTCCATTCGTCAAATGGAACAGGAGATTACCTCCATCGCCCAATCCAGTAATCAGCAAGCCGAACTCGTCACCGAGTTCAGCGAGGTCATTGATCAACTGAACAACGCATCCAAGGATCTCAAGTCTTTCATTGAATCCATGCTATTGAAGGCAGAATAA
- a CDS encoding LysE/ArgO family amino acid transporter — protein MGVIIHAVVLAFGLILPLGVQNVFIFNQGMSQRSYARALPAIVTAGLSDTLLIGAAVGGVSLILLQWPVLANVLYAGGSVFLLYMAWSIWKSSGPANSSAAVLSAGRQIAFAASVSLLNPHALLDTVAVIGTSSLQYEGVTRFYFAITAAVVSWVWFLGLAGAGRLVGRTDRTGRVSVFFNRLSAVVMVGMAGMMLWKLILS, from the coding sequence ATGGGGGTAATTATTCACGCGGTGGTGCTGGCATTTGGCCTGATTTTGCCACTCGGTGTACAAAATGTATTTATTTTTAATCAGGGCATGAGTCAGCGAAGTTATGCACGGGCGCTGCCAGCGATAGTAACCGCAGGACTCAGTGATACGTTGTTGATTGGAGCAGCCGTCGGAGGGGTGTCCCTCATTTTACTGCAATGGCCGGTGCTGGCGAATGTATTGTATGCAGGAGGGAGTGTGTTTTTGCTCTATATGGCATGGAGCATTTGGAAGTCTTCCGGGCCTGCGAATAGTTCAGCAGCAGTGCTATCTGCGGGAAGGCAGATCGCTTTTGCTGCTTCCGTTTCCTTGCTTAACCCGCATGCTCTGCTGGACACGGTAGCCGTAATCGGAACCAGTTCGCTTCAATACGAAGGGGTCACACGTTTTTATTTTGCGATAACGGCGGCAGTAGTATCATGGGTATGGTTTCTGGGACTGGCGGGTGCAGGCAGGCTAGTAGGTAGAACAGACCGTACAGGCCGGGTCAGTGTTTTCTTCAATCGGTTGTCCGCTGTAGTCATGGTCGGAATGGCGGGCATGATGCTGTGGAAGCTGATTCTATCGTAA
- a CDS encoding aminotransferase-like domain-containing protein — protein sequence MNRSDSRQGGSWKPDPSHSLPLYRQIEVYISEKITAGEWTAGYRLPSQRTLAQSMGVNRSTLVTALENLAAAGMIEGRHGGGTYVCGSGWHALAHGAMPNWEEAIEEGWYYPNLPEVQQINRAEFQPGIIRLGTGELAPELMPQEAFNDLLLALSSRPRTLNYLEPQGSLELRQALSVYLQESGIQASPDSILIVSGSLQALHLISVGLLPRGSAVLLEKPSYLYSIHAFQSAGLKMSGIPMDAEGLHTPRLEDAVQNNANRDSISLLYTIPSFHNPTGSVMSDSRREEILATARNTGISILEDAAYSDLWLDELPPPALKARDKEGRVLHMGTLSKAVSPGLRLGWLVGPEPVIRRLADIKMQTDYGTSSLAQEAAALWFADGYHEQHMDRLRPELRRRRDFMIQLLQRDFAELAEWSIPAGGFYIWLRFTVSPLSIRELFHACLENHVLIHPGYLYDRLDAEHIRLSYAYASPDEMERGLHLLAQTVKKLMTS from the coding sequence ATGAATCGTTCCGATTCTCGACAGGGGGGCAGCTGGAAGCCGGACCCGTCCCATTCCCTACCTCTGTACCGACAGATTGAAGTCTATATCAGCGAGAAAATTACTGCCGGCGAATGGACAGCAGGATATCGGCTTCCTTCACAACGAACACTGGCTCAATCCATGGGTGTAAATCGCAGCACGCTGGTTACTGCATTGGAAAATCTGGCCGCCGCAGGCATGATTGAAGGCAGACATGGTGGCGGAACCTATGTCTGCGGCTCTGGCTGGCATGCGCTGGCTCACGGAGCCATGCCCAACTGGGAGGAAGCCATCGAAGAAGGCTGGTATTACCCCAATCTGCCAGAGGTACAGCAGATTAACCGGGCTGAGTTCCAGCCAGGCATCATCAGGCTTGGTACAGGTGAGCTTGCACCTGAGCTGATGCCCCAGGAGGCTTTTAACGACCTCCTCCTTGCTCTATCCAGCCGTCCTCGTACACTAAACTACCTCGAACCTCAGGGTAGTCTGGAGCTCCGTCAGGCTTTGTCCGTTTACTTGCAAGAAAGTGGTATCCAAGCCTCCCCTGACTCCATTCTGATCGTATCCGGCTCTCTTCAGGCACTGCACCTTATTTCAGTTGGGCTTCTGCCCCGCGGATCGGCAGTTCTGCTGGAGAAACCATCTTATCTGTACTCCATTCATGCCTTCCAATCCGCCGGATTGAAAATGAGTGGCATTCCGATGGATGCCGAAGGCTTACACACTCCGCGTCTGGAAGATGCCGTACAGAACAATGCAAACAGGGACAGCATCTCACTGCTCTATACGATTCCGAGCTTCCACAATCCTACTGGCTCCGTCATGAGTGACAGCCGCCGGGAAGAAATTCTCGCCACAGCACGAAACACTGGCATCTCCATATTGGAGGATGCCGCTTACAGCGACCTGTGGCTGGACGAGCTCCCGCCGCCAGCGCTGAAGGCGCGTGATAAAGAAGGACGGGTGCTGCACATGGGCACCTTGTCCAAGGCGGTGAGCCCCGGTCTGCGCCTCGGCTGGCTGGTTGGGCCGGAGCCGGTCATCCGTCGCCTCGCAGACATCAAGATGCAGACGGATTATGGCACTAGCTCCCTCGCTCAGGAGGCTGCTGCACTCTGGTTTGCCGATGGATACCACGAGCAGCATATGGATCGCCTGCGGCCAGAACTGCGCAGACGCAGAGACTTCATGATCCAGCTTCTGCAACGCGATTTCGCTGAACTCGCCGAGTGGAGCATACCTGCCGGAGGCTTTTATATCTGGCTCCGATTTACCGTCAGTCCTCTTTCCATTCGCGAACTGTTCCATGCCTGTCTGGAGAATCATGTGCTGATTCATCCGGGTTATCTTTATGACCGCCTAGATGCGGAGCACATTCGTCTGTCCTATGCCTATGCTTCACCGGATGAGATGGAGCGGGGCCTTCACCTTCTGGCACAGACAGTCAAAAAGCTGATGACATCATGA
- a CDS encoding carbohydrate ABC transporter permease, whose amino-acid sequence MRMQRINSYLIRLLLVLGSLVAMLPIYMAIVNSFKTQGEMFQSFIALPTTFHWENYSDAFNKINLLGSSLNSAIVSFLGIGGIVFCASLAGYKLSRTSGRLSNLIFFLFVASMLVPFHSIMIPLTRVAKGLHVQGSTYGLALIYIGLGVNMAIFLYHGFVKSIPRELEESAQMDGCNEFQTFFQIIFPLLLPITVTIAILDFLWIWNDFLLPLLMLTDVNRYTLILSTNMLFGEYNKEWPLILSSLVLTAIPVVLIYAFFQKFIMEGIAEGAVKG is encoded by the coding sequence ATGAGGATGCAACGAATTAACAGCTACCTTATTCGACTGCTGCTGGTGCTGGGCTCCCTCGTCGCAATGCTGCCAATCTACATGGCGATTGTGAACTCATTCAAAACACAAGGCGAAATGTTTCAGTCTTTTATAGCTCTCCCAACGACATTTCATTGGGAAAACTACTCGGATGCATTTAACAAAATCAACCTGCTGGGCAGCTCCTTGAACTCGGCGATTGTATCCTTCCTGGGGATTGGGGGTATTGTATTCTGCGCTTCATTGGCCGGATACAAGCTGTCGCGTACTTCAGGCAGATTGAGCAACCTGATCTTCTTCCTGTTCGTGGCATCCATGCTCGTTCCTTTTCACTCGATCATGATTCCGCTGACACGGGTTGCCAAAGGACTTCACGTTCAAGGTAGCACATACGGATTGGCCCTGATCTATATCGGACTTGGTGTGAACATGGCGATCTTCCTGTATCACGGGTTTGTTAAGTCCATCCCGCGTGAATTGGAAGAATCGGCACAGATGGATGGATGTAATGAGTTCCAGACGTTCTTCCAGATCATCTTCCCATTGTTGCTGCCAATTACGGTCACCATCGCCATCTTGGACTTCCTGTGGATATGGAATGACTTCCTGTTGCCACTACTCATGCTGACGGATGTAAATCGTTATACGCTGATTCTGTCCACGAACATGCTGTTTGGCGAGTACAATAAGGAATGGCCGTTGATTCTATCCTCCCTGGTACTGACCGCTATTCCGGTGGTTCTCATCTATGCGTTCTTCCAAAAGTTCATCATGGAGGGGATTGCAGAGGGTGCGGTAAAAGGGTAA
- a CDS encoding carbohydrate ABC transporter permease — protein MATNVFKKYLSLLAFTAPAFVIYAIFLLYPTFSGLFYSLTDWNGLNRDYSFIGLGNFVELFKEDPDFLNSLWFTLKYVVFMLILQNGIALLLAVFIETRTRSKGLFRTLFFMPNMISTIISAFMWTFIFSQVLPQLAEKLAVSFLDQQWLGDPKFSFYSILIVSLWNGVGYMMIIYLAALQGVPKSLKEAAVIDGANAFQVLRNVVLPMITHAVTICFFLTLNGAFKVFEVVYGLTGGGPGRATQVITMNIYEEAFSNNFRYGYASAKSVVLFVIVLIFTLIQITVMKKKEVEA, from the coding sequence ATGGCTACGAATGTATTCAAGAAGTATCTGTCGCTGCTAGCGTTCACTGCGCCTGCCTTTGTCATCTATGCCATTTTCCTGCTGTATCCCACATTTAGCGGCTTGTTCTACAGCTTGACGGACTGGAATGGTCTGAACCGGGATTACAGTTTTATCGGTCTGGGGAACTTCGTGGAACTGTTCAAGGAAGATCCCGACTTTCTGAATTCCCTGTGGTTCACGTTGAAATATGTGGTGTTTATGCTGATTCTGCAAAATGGAATTGCCTTGCTGCTCGCCGTGTTCATTGAGACACGGACGCGCAGCAAGGGGTTATTCCGGACCCTGTTTTTCATGCCGAACATGATCAGTACAATCATCAGCGCCTTTATGTGGACATTCATCTTCTCCCAGGTGCTGCCGCAGCTGGCCGAGAAGTTGGCGGTCTCCTTTTTGGACCAACAGTGGCTGGGTGATCCGAAATTTTCATTCTACTCCATCCTGATCGTATCGCTCTGGAATGGTGTTGGGTATATGATGATCATCTATCTGGCTGCACTCCAGGGTGTGCCGAAGAGTCTGAAGGAAGCGGCTGTTATTGATGGAGCCAACGCGTTCCAGGTACTGCGTAATGTCGTATTACCGATGATCACTCATGCCGTGACGATCTGTTTCTTCCTGACACTGAACGGAGCCTTCAAAGTATTTGAAGTTGTGTACGGTCTGACAGGTGGTGGTCCAGGCAGAGCCACTCAGGTCATTACGATGAATATTTATGAAGAGGCATTCTCCAACAATTTTAGATACGGATATGCCAGTGCCAAGTCAGTTGTGTTATTCGTCATCGTGCTCATCTTCACGCTCATTCAGATTACGGTGATGAAGAAGAAAGAGGTGGAAGCATGA